One Ferribacterium limneticum genomic window, GCAATATCAAGGCCAACAATTTCGGTGGCAAACTTGGTCGCAAGCTCCCGATTGGCGGTTCCCAGGCGAACATAACGAACGTCGAACAATTTAATCATTTTGTCTCCCTTTTAATAAAAGTAACATCGAGGCGCCATTAAATCGCAGCCAAGCGAAGCGCCAACCGATAAAGGTCAGCCTACGCGCCGCAAATCCGTTAAGCCAACAAGTAGTTGTAATCCCACGTATTTACGGTGATGATCCCCCTTGGTTTGATCCACTAAATGAATCAACTCCCGGTTTATTGGTATGCATTACGCACCCGGCGAAGTTGGACGGGCATTCCAGAGCAAGCAAGACAGTCAGAGCGTAACGACGCCGGGTTTTGGGGCGTTTACGGCCAGTGTCTGATCACCGTTGGCCTCATGCCAATGCGCGTGACCGTTTCTCCAACACCGTATTATTCAGGGTCGCCGGCAGTGAGGTAGTCCCACATTCTCTCTGCGATCCGCCCTTGCCAAGTGGCACGATTCCTCGCCTGATCTTCACTCATTAAGGGCGATTTATCCGCCATCCCGGCAGCAAGGACAGCAAGCTCAACGCGTGCCGCATCCTCTAGAAACCAAGCCAAGGTAAGCGCCTGCTCCGGAGTTTCACCAGCAGTCACCGCACCGTTGCACCCGACAACCACCGCACATGCCCCCCCCATCGTCTGCGCCACACCGTTCGCCGCTTGATCGTTTCGAATCAGCGCAGGATCAGGCCAAAACGGAACCTGTGGATAAAAATACGAGCCAAATCCATGGCGCGCCTTCGGCGTGTAACCCATTGCCGACAGCGCAAGGACATTTGGCGAAATGAAACGACAGATTGCCCGCACTTCCGGTCGGCGTTGATAAATCTGCTGGTGCATACGCACTTCGCCCAGCACACCTTCAGGCAAATCCCCAACGACCGGCACCACGGAGCCCGCTTCGCCAGACTTGATCAACCCAGGCGACTGCGCTGCGCAAACAAGAAACGAATGTTCATCCATACGTACGCTGCAGTGCCCATACGCGTTTGCAAGGCCTCCGCGCGCAAGCGCCCTAGCCATTTTGCGAACAACAACCTGATTATTCTCGAAGTTCATCTTTAACCAATGAAAGCCCGCTTGCGCGGACTCTGAATAACATTACACGCACAAATCATGAATACATGAACAAGCACGGGATGCCTGGTCTTGACAAGTGCGTCCAGGATCAGCGCAGCTCGGCGTAGGTACCGCAATCACGACTTTCCGTGCTTACGCCCCCATGCCGAGCTGTCAGCATCAAATCACGGAATGACTCAATTCACCGATCTTCTCAACGAAAATGCGGACCTTGTCACCAGCCTTAAGAAACTCATTTCTCGCAGTTCCGACGCCGGCGGGAGTGCCCGTAACAATCATATCGCCCGGATACAAAGTAACCCGGCTCGAGAGAAATGCGATCTGTTCAGCCACGCCATAGATGATGTCACTCGTCATGGAGTCCTGCTTGATCACGTCGTTTACCCACAGCTTAATTGCGAGCTGCTCGGGATCCGGAATTTCATCGGCGGGAGTAATCCAGGGGCCAACTGGCAAGCCGCCATCAAAGCACTTTTGACCGACCCAATCGAAACGAAAGGGGGAAAATTCGGGAACCCCCTCGCGTTTCCCAAGATCTCGTGCGGAGAGATCGTTGGAAATGGTGTAACCAGCAATATAGTCAAGCGCGTTTTCCAAGGAGACATTCTTGGCCGTACGTCCAATCACAGCGACAAGTTCCGCCTCCCAATCAAACTTGGCAGTATTGGCCGGGACAGCTACTTTGGCGCCATGACCAACGACGGAACTACGGGCTGTCTTTATGAAGTGCCAAGGCTGCGGACCGACAAGATCACGCGGATCAAGGTCGCTGGGCATCTTCATCAGGTTCATCATCTCCCGAACGTGACCGTAATAATTTGCGCCAGCGCAGTAAATCGCTCCTGGATAAAGAACCGGAGCCAATAGCTCAACCCGTTCCAACGGAATTCCGGAAAGCTTATCAGCCTCGATTTTCTTGGCCACCCCCTTCAGCACTTCGGCAGCAGAATCCCAATCGCTGAGGATATCCAGTACCACAGCATACGCGGGAACGCCGGTTACTGCGGCAACGTCAAAAACCTGGTTACCAACAAGAATACCAGCCTGCGGAGTGCCACCTTCCGCTTGATAAGTTAACAGTTTATAGCTCATTGCTTTTTCGCTCCGTAATTTCAGATGACAATCGACTTGCATCGATCAGCTTCCAAAGGCTATCCGGCGCATCACCATTAATCCAACAAACAACAATGATTTCCCGAATTACCGATAGTGATCCACCTGAATTTAGTGGGCAGCCAAAAGCCTGCAACGCATTGGCTGCATACGCTTAACTCAGAGCCCGATGTACTTAGCTGAATTAATTCTTGGATTTATCGACGAGCTTTCCCGTACTCAGCCAAGGCATCATTTCACGCAATTTTTCGCCGACGACCTCTATCGGATGCTCGGCATTCAGACGACGGCGAGCCGTCATGGCCGGGTAGTTTGTGCGGCCTTCAAGAATGAACATCTTGGCGTAGTCACCATTCTGGATGCGCTTGAGGGCATTGCGCATGGCGGCACGGGACTGCTCGTTGATGACTTCTGTACCAGTCACGTACTCACCGAACTCCGCATTGTTGGAGATCGAATAGTTCATGTTGGCAATGCCACCTTCGTACATCAGGTCGACGATCAGCTTCAGTTCGTGCAAGCACTCGAAGTAAGCCATTTCCGGGGCGTAACCAGCTTCGGTCAGGGTTTCGAAGCCCATCTTGACCAGCTCGACGGCACCGCCGCAGAGAACAGCCTGCTCGCCGAACAGGTCGGTTTCGGTTTCTTCGCGGAAGTTGGTTTCAATGACGCCACCCTTGGTGCCGCCGTTGGCAGCCGCGTAGGACAGGGCGATGTCCTTGGCCTTCTTGGTGACGTCCTGGTACACAGCGATCAGGGACGGCACGCCGCCACCCTTCAGGTACTCGGAACGCACGGTGTGGCCAGGGCCCTTCGGGGCGATCATGATGACGTCCACATCGGCGCGCGGCACGACCTGGTTGTAATGCACATTGAAGCCGTGGGCAAAAGCCAAGGCAGCGCCCTTCTTCATGTTCGGGGCAACTTCTTCGTTGTACACCTGCGGAATGTTTTCATCCGGCAACAGGATCATGACCACGTCGGCGCCCTTGACGGCCTTGGCGATCTCTTCGACCTTGAGGCCAGCCGCTTCGGCCTTCTTCCAGGAAGCGCCTTCCTTGCGCAGGCCAACCGTGACCTTGACGCCGGAATCCTTGAGGTTCTGGGCGTGGGCATGGCCCTGCGAGCCGTAACCAACGATGGTGACCTTCTTGCCCTTGATGAGGGAGAGATCGGCGTCCTTGTCGTAATAAACTATCATGGGTAAGTAGAATAAATTTAAGAGGTTATAAGATCGCAATGCTGTACGACGACCGCTGAGTAAAGGCCAAATCGTTTCCCAAGCACACGAATAAGTTCGCCTTGGAGAAAATGGCCGCTTAGCTAAACAGCTACTGACAGCCACTTAGTCAGCACAAAAACCAAAGAAGTGCTGAAATAGGCGGCTTGAAATCCGCTAGAGCAGTGCAGCCCTGAGCTACGGGATCCTTGGCAAAATCAGCTCTGGATCGATGCGGTCAGCCCGCTATCGACCCCAGAGCAATCGGGGGTGAACGAAAAGATTTGATTTATACGGTGGCATATCCCCCATCCACCGTAAGGATAGAGCCGGTCATATAGGGAGACTCATCAGACGCCAAGAACAAAACCGCATAGGAGATTTCCTCCGGTTTTCCGAGACGCCGGATAAGTGTCGGACCGAGCATGGCGTCTACGACGGCAGCATCATTAAGAAACTGGGCGATCATGGGAGTCTCGACCAGCCCAGGATGGACCGCATTGACGCGTATGTTGTATTGCGCCAACTCGGCAGCGGCCGCTTTGGTCAGCGTCGTTACCGCGCCCTTTGAGGCTTGATAGGCCACCATACCTGCCGCACCAACAACACCCAATACCGACGAGATATTCACAATCACGCCACCGCCAGCATCTTTCATCACGCGGGAAACTTCCCGGATACCTAGAAATGGTCCTGTTGCATTAATCCCGAAAACCCGGTTCCAATCAGCAAGGGGTGTCTCCATGAGCGGCCCGTAGGATATGACTCCCGCATTATTCACCAGGACACTAATAGATCCGAAATGGCTTAAAACCTCTGAGATGGCGGATCTCCATTGATCCTCCTTGCTCACATCAAGCGAGACGAAAATTGCGCTGCCTCCCGCTTTGCGGATTTCCTCAACGGTCTCGTGAGCAGAGGTTTTATCGATGTCAGCAACGACCACCTTCGCTCCTTCTCTCGCGAGCAGAAGGGCGTGCGAACGACCCATTCCAATTGCTCCGCCCGTTACGATAACAACCTTACCTTCTACGCGTCCCATTGTCCTGATCCCCTTTAGTAATCAGCTTTTGCCCAACAGGGCTCTAGGAGTGGGAGGTATTCTCCCCATAACAACTTCAGCAACCACCGTCCTAAAACGTGACCATTGGAACGTGCTAGTCTTTCGACACCGGCGTAAGATTGACAATCCGTGAGAACAAATCTCGAAACTGTTCATCCGGCTCCGAACCGAAACGTGGATCGCCGTTCTTGCCAAAGGCCTCGGATATTTCATCCCAGTCATCGTCATTGAGGTACTTGCGGGCAGCAGGAATGATCGTCGTTTCTTCAAGATTCATGTGTTCCCATTGCGCATGACCAAACTGTTCAATCGCATTTGAAAACGTTTCAAGTCCCCCAACGTAACCGCCCTCGAACTGAGCCAGACATGCTTTCAGATCCGTCAGAAACTGCCCTCCGTTAGCATGCTGACGCTCCAGTTCACCAATCGCCTCGTTCACCAACTCCGTGCGCGCACGCAGCTTGCGAAAAAGGTAAGCGTCTTCCTTCGGATGGTGCAGCGCATTCGAGAAAGCCTCGACG contains:
- a CDS encoding SDR family NAD(P)-dependent oxidoreductase produces the protein MGRSHALLLAREGAKVVVADIDKTSAHETVEEIRKAGGSAIFVSLDVSKEDQWRSAISEVLSHFGSISVLVNNAGVISYGPLMETPLADWNRVFGINATGPFLGIREVSRVMKDAGGGVIVNISSVLGVVGAAGMVAYQASKGAVTTLTKAAAAELAQYNIRVNAVHPGLVETPMIAQFLNDAAVVDAMLGPTLIRRLGKPEEISYAVLFLASDESPYMTGSILTVDGGYATV
- a CDS encoding class II aldolase/adducin family protein; its protein translation is MNFENNQVVVRKMARALARGGLANAYGHCSVRMDEHSFLVCAAQSPGLIKSGEAGSVVPVVGDLPEGVLGEVRMHQQIYQRRPEVRAICRFISPNVLALSAMGYTPKARHGFGSYFYPQVPFWPDPALIRNDQAANGVAQTMGGACAVVVGCNGAVTAGETPEQALTLAWFLEDAARVELAVLAAGMADKSPLMSEDQARNRATWQGRIAERMWDYLTAGDPE
- the ilvC gene encoding ketol-acid reductoisomerase, with protein sequence MIVYYDKDADLSLIKGKKVTIVGYGSQGHAHAQNLKDSGVKVTVGLRKEGASWKKAEAAGLKVEEIAKAVKGADVVMILLPDENIPQVYNEEVAPNMKKGAALAFAHGFNVHYNQVVPRADVDVIMIAPKGPGHTVRSEYLKGGGVPSLIAVYQDVTKKAKDIALSYAAANGGTKGGVIETNFREETETDLFGEQAVLCGGAVELVKMGFETLTEAGYAPEMAYFECLHELKLIVDLMYEGGIANMNYSISNNAEFGEYVTGTEVINEQSRAAMRNALKRIQNGDYAKMFILEGRTNYPAMTARRRLNAEHPIEVVGEKLREMMPWLSTGKLVDKSKN
- a CDS encoding fumarylacetoacetate hydrolase family protein, which translates into the protein MSYKLLTYQAEGGTPQAGILVGNQVFDVAAVTGVPAYAVVLDILSDWDSAAEVLKGVAKKIEADKLSGIPLERVELLAPVLYPGAIYCAGANYYGHVREMMNLMKMPSDLDPRDLVGPQPWHFIKTARSSVVGHGAKVAVPANTAKFDWEAELVAVIGRTAKNVSLENALDYIAGYTISNDLSARDLGKREGVPEFSPFRFDWVGQKCFDGGLPVGPWITPADEIPDPEQLAIKLWVNDVIKQDSMTSDIIYGVAEQIAFLSSRVTLYPGDMIVTGTPAGVGTARNEFLKAGDKVRIFVEKIGELSHSVI